A genomic window from Populus nigra chromosome 7, ddPopNigr1.1, whole genome shotgun sequence includes:
- the LOC133698891 gene encoding probable galactinol--sucrose galactosyltransferase 5 translates to MSPPGIRSDNTGDSGMVDGINPSLISLEGSNFTANGQIFLSDVPDNITITSSPYSPIAGFFVGFESKEPADRHVVPIGKLKNIRFMSIFRFKVWWTTHWVGSNGRDLEHETQMVMLDKSDSGRPYVLLLPLIEGPFRASLQPGNNDNIDICVESGSTKVSGAEFGSVLYVHVGDDPYNLVKEAIKVARKHLDTFRLLEEKTPPGIVDKFGWCTWDAFYLTVHPQGVWEGVKGLVEGGCPPGLVLIDDGWQSISHDEDPITKEGMNAAVAGEQMPCRLLKFQENYKFRDYVSPKSLAIGANDNKGMGAFIKDLKEEFKSVDYVYVWHALCGYWGGLRPNVPGLPETEIVKPKLSPGLEMTMEDLAVDKIVNNDIGLVPPEIVNQMYEGLHSHLENVGIDGVKVDVIHLLEMLSENYGGRVELAKAYYKALTASVRKHFNGNGVIASMEHCNDFMFLGTEAISLGRVGDDFWCTDPSGDPNGTFWLQGCHMVHCAYNSLWMGNFIRPDWDMFQSTHPCAEFHAASRAISGGPIYVSDTVGKHNFPLLRRLVLPDGTILRCEYYALPTKDCLFEDPLHDGNTMLKIWNLNKFTGVIGAFNCQGGGWCRETRRNKCASQFSHLVTAKTNPNDIEWNSGKNPISIEGVQVFAMYFSQSKMLVLCKPYDNIEMALEPFNFELITVSPVTALAGKLVQFAPIGLVNMLNTGGAIQSLAYNDANSSVQIGVTGTGEMRVFASEKPIACKIDGREVPFEYEECMVVTQVPWSAPSGQSMAEYLF, encoded by the exons ATGTCGCCTCCAGGCATTAGAAGTGATAACACTGGTGATTCAGGGATGGTTGATGGCATTAACCCGTCTTTGATCTCTCTTGAGGGATCAAACTTCACTGCCAATGGCCAAATCTTTCTCTCTGATGTCCCTGATAACATCACCATCACTTCCTCTCCCTATTCCCCCATTGCCGGATTCTTTGTTGGGTTCGAATCGAAAGAACCCGCAGACAGGCATGTTGTCCCTATTGGGAAACTGAAAAACATAAGGTTTATGAGCATATTCAGGTTTAAGGTCTGGTGGACAACTCACTGGGTTGGCTCCAATGGCAGAGACCTTGAACATGAGACTCAGATGGTCATGCTTGATAAGTCTGACTCGGGACGACCCTACGTCCTCCTCCTTCCTCTTATTGAGGGGCCTTTCCGGGCCTCTCTCCAGCCCGGCAACAACGACAACATTGATATTTGTGTGGAAAGTGGTTCCACAAAAGTTTCTGGTGCCGAATTCGGAAGTGTTCTTTATGTGCATGTTGGTGATGATCCTTACAATTTGGTGAAGGAGGCCATAAAGGTGGCGAGGAAGCATTTGGATACTTTTAGGCTTTTGGAGGAGAAAACTCCTCCAGGTATTGTCGACAAATTTGGTTGGTGTACCTGGGATGCCTTTTATCTTACTGTACACCCTCAAGGTGTCTGGGAAGGTGTAAAGGGTCTGGTTGAAGGTGGTTGCCCACCTGGTCTTGTGTTGATTGATGATGGTTGGCAATCTATTAGTCATGATGAGGACCCGATCACAAAAGAAGGCATGAACGCTGCTGTTGCTGGTGAGCAGATGCCATGCAGACTATTGAAGTTCCAGGAGAATTACAAGTTCAGGGACTATGTGAGTCCCAAGAGTTTGGCTATTGGTGCCAACGATAATAAAGGCATGGGAGCCTTTATAAAGGACCTCAAGGAGGAATTTAAGTCTGTGGACTATGTTTATGTGTGGCATGCACTATGTGGGTACTGGGGTGGTCTGAGGCCTAACGTGCCTGGCTTGCCTGAAACTGAGATTGTGAAGCCAAAATTGTCTCCAGGATTGGAGATGACGATGGAGGACCTTGCCGTTGATAAGATCGTCAACAATGACATAGGGCTGGTGCCGCCGGAGATAGTTAACCAGATGTACGAGGGGCTTCATTCCCACTTGGAGAATGTTGGGATTGATGGTGTTAAGGTGGACGTCATCCAT TTGCTGGAAATGTTGAGTGAAAACTACGGAGGCAGAGTTGAACTAGCGAAGGCATATTATAAGGCCTTGACAGCCTCGGTGAGGAAGCATTTCAATGGAAATGGTGTGATCGCCAGCATGGAACACTGCAACGACTTCATGTTCCTTGGTACAGAGGCCATCTCTCTTGGTCGTGTTG gtgatgatttctggtgCACCGATCCATCTGGTGATCCTAATGGCACATTTTGGCTCCAAGGATGTCACATGGTGCACTGTGCTTACAATAGCTTGTGGATGGGCAACTTCATTCGCCCTGACTGGGACATGTTCCAGTCTACTCATCCTTGTGCTGAGTTCCACGCTGCTTCCAGGGCAATTTCTGGTGGCCCAATTTATGTCAGTGACACCGTTGGGAAGCACAACTTCCCCTTGCTCAGGAGGCTAGTGTTGCCAGATGGTACAATTCTCCGGTGTGAGTACTACGCACTCCCAACCAAGGATTGCCTGTTTGAGGACCCTCTGCATGATGGCAATACCATGCTTAAAATCTGGAACCTCAACAAG TTCACTGGAGTCATCGGAGCATTTAACTGCCAAGGAGGAGGATGGTGCCGCGAGACTAGACGCAACAAATGCGCATCCCAATTTTCTCACCTGGTGACTGCTAAGACCAACCCCAACGACATTGAATGGAATAGTGGCAAGAACCCAATTTCCATTGAAGGAGTACAGGTGTTTGCCATGTACTTTTCCCAGTCCAAGATGCTGGTTCTCTGCAAACCATACGATAACATTGAGATGGCACTGGAACCATTCAATTTTGAGCTCATTACTGTCTCCCCAGTTACTGCCTTGGCGGGGAAATTAGTCCAGTTTGCTCCTATAGGCTTGGTGAACATGCTAAACACAGGCGGTGCTATCCAGTCATTGGCCTACAACGATGCTAATAGCTCTGTCCAAATTGGCGTCACAGGAACCGGAGAAATGAGGGTCTTTGCATCTGAGAAACCAATTGCTTGCAAAATTGATGGAAGAGAGGTCCCATTTGAGTACGAGGAGTGCATGGTTGTCACTCAAGTGCCATGGTCTGCTCCTTCTGGCCAATCTATGGCTGAGTACTTGTTTTAg
- the LOC133698836 gene encoding pentatricopeptide repeat-containing protein At2g03880, mitochondrial yields MKTISSKVVKKFITKPPSLLSSTASLTSIASFNVSNKAFPSSLLDDFTKFCYQRDLPRAMQALELMHTHCIRADCITYSELIKCCLARRAIQHGKRIHVHLFSNGHVPKTFLINILINMYVKFGLLHDAQDVFDKMPDRNVVSWTTMISAYSAAKLNDKALDFLVLMLREGVRPNMFTYSSVLRACDGLFNLRQLHCCIIKIGLDSDVFVRSALIDVYSRWGELENALRVFDEMVTGDLVVWSSIIAGFAQNSDGDEALRLFKRMKRAGFLAQQTTLTSVLRACTGLALLELGRQVHVHVLKYDQDLILNNALLDMYCKCGSLEDANAVFVRMVEKDVISWSTMIAGLAQNGYSKEALKLFESMKVLGIKPNYVTIVGVLFACSHAGLVEEGLYYFHSMKELFGIDPGREHYGCMIDLLGRAGRLGEAVDLINEMECEPDAVTWRALLNACRVHRNVDVAIHAAKQILRLDPQDAGTYVLLSNIYANTQRWNDVAEVRRAMTNRGIKKEPGCSWIEVSKQIHAFILGDRSHPQIREINIQLNQLIYKLMGVGYVPDTNFVLQDLEGEQMQDSLRYHSEKLAIVFGLMSLPRGQTIRIRKNLRICGDCHLFTKLLAKMEQRIIVIRDPVRYHHFQDGLCSCGDFW; encoded by the coding sequence ATGAAAACAATTTCAAGCAAggtggtgaagaaatttataaCAAAGCCACCGTCTTTGCTATCATCAACTGCTTCTCTCACCTCCATAGCGTCCTTCAATGTCTCCAACAAGGCATTCCCATCTTCCCTACTCGATGATTTCACCAAGTTTTGTTATCAAAGAGACTTGCCCAGAGCCATGCAAGCCTTGGAACTCATGCACACACATTGTATACGGGCTGATTGTATTACGTACTCAGAGCTAATCAAGTGCTGCCTGGCCCGTCGAGCTATTCAACACGGCAAACGTATTCACGTCCACCTCTTCTCCAACGGGCACGTGCCCAAAACGTTTTTAATCAACATTTTGATCAACATGTATGTCAAGTTCGGTCTTCTACACGATGCGCAGGACGTGTTTGACAAAATGCCCGATAGAAATGTCGTTTCTTGGACAACGATGATATCAGCTTATTCTGCTGCTAAATTAAATGATAAGGCGTTGGATTTCTTGGTTTTGATGCTCAGAGAAGGTGTGAGACCGAATATGTTCACGTACTCTTCGGTTTTGAGAGCCTGTGATGGACTGTTTAATCTTAGGCAGTTGCATTGTTGTATAATTAAGATTGGTTTAGACTCTGATGTGTTTGTTAGGAGTGCTTTGATTGATGTTTATTCCAGATGGGGTGAATTGGAGAATGCACTGCGTGTTTTTGATGAGATGGTGACAGGGGATTTGGTTGTTTGGAGTTCGATAATTGCAGGGTTTGCTCAAAATAGCGATGGTGATGAAGCGTTGAGGCTCTTTAAGAGAATGAAGAGAGCCGGGTTCTTAGCCCAACAAACGACGCTAACAAGTGTTTTGAGAGCTTGTACTGGGTTGGCATTGTTAGAATTGGGGAGGCAAGTCCATGTTCATGTGTTGAAGTACGAtcaagatttgattttgaataatGCTCTTTTGGATATGTATTGCAAGTGTGGAAGTTTGGAAGATGCTAATGCTGTTTTTGTTCGGATGGTAGAGAAGGATGTGATCTCCTGGAGTACCATGATTGCTGGTTTGGCACAAAATGGATACAGCAAAGAGGCCCTGAAGTTGTTCGAGTCGATGAAAGTTTTGGGTATAAAACCAAACTACGTAACTATTGTTGGTGTTCTTTTTGCTTGCAGCCATGCTGGTCTTGTGGAAGAAGGCCTGTACTATTTCCATTCAATGAAAGAGCTGTTTGGGATTGATCCGGGAAGAGAACACTACGGATGCATGATTGACCTCCTTGGAAGAGCTGGACGGCTCGGTGAAGCTGTTGACTTGATAAATGAAATGGAATGTGAACCAGACGCTGTTACATGGAGGGCTTTGCTTAATGCATGCAGGGTCCACCGGAATGTGGATGTAGCTATTCATGCTGCCAAACAAATTCTAAGATTGGATCCCCAGGATGCTGGAACCTATGTATTGTTATCTAACATTTATGCAAATACTCAAAGGTGGAATGATGTTGCAGAAGTTAGGAGAGCCATGACTAACAGAGGAATCAAGAAAGAACCAGGATGTAGCTGGATTGAAGTGAGTAAGCAGATTCATGCTTTCATTTTAGGAGATAGATCACATCCACAAATCCGTGAAATCAACATTCAGCTGAACCAGTTAATTTATAAACTCATGGGAGTCGGCTATGTTCCTGACACCAATTTTGTCTTGCAAGATCTGGAGGGGGAGCAAATGCAAGACTCCCTAAGATACCACAGTGAGAAACTGGCAATTGTATTTGGTTTGATGAGTTTGCCCAGGGGTCAAACCATAAGAATCAGAAAAAATCTGAGGATTTGTGGAGACTGTCATCTCTTTACAAAACTTCTAGCAAAGATGGAGCAGCGGATTATTGTTATCCGAGATCCCGTTCGATACCATCACTTCCAAGATGGGCTTTGTTCTTGTGGAGATTTTTGGTGA